In Hwangdonia lutea, a single window of DNA contains:
- a CDS encoding nitrous oxide reductase family maturation protein NosD yields the protein MKHFIVFLSAMFMANLTMAKTIEVCGSCSISTLKEGIAQAKDFDTIIVKKGTYKEHNIKVDKPLTIIGENYPVIDGEAKGEIITITADNVTVDGLFIINVGTSYTEDYAAIRVKNSKNFTIQNLVLEKLFFGIYIERSRDGKVFHNKIVGDAVEEYNSGNGIQLWYSKNVAIEHNFVQHVRDGIYLEFSDFCTIKNNVSSLNVRYGLHFMFSNDDMYQDNIFENNGAGVAVMFSKRIKMYNNIFKENWGTASYGLLLKEINDAEIQGNTFKDNTIGINVEGSNRIDYINNNFISNGWALKVRGACYTNHFKSNNFLYNSFDVSYNSKINDNRFESNFWSNYTGYDLDKDGIGDVPYRPVKLFSYIVNRTPETIILLRSLFIDIIDFSEKVSPVFTPDNLLDNKPKMKKITW from the coding sequence ATGAAACATTTCATCGTTTTTTTATCCGCCATGTTCATGGCTAACCTAACTATGGCAAAAACTATCGAGGTTTGCGGCAGTTGCAGTATTTCTACTTTAAAAGAAGGTATTGCACAGGCCAAAGATTTTGATACCATTATAGTTAAAAAAGGTACTTACAAAGAGCACAACATTAAAGTAGACAAACCGTTAACCATTATTGGCGAAAATTACCCAGTAATTGATGGCGAAGCCAAAGGTGAAATCATCACCATTACGGCCGATAATGTTACGGTTGATGGCTTGTTTATTATAAACGTTGGCACAAGTTATACTGAAGATTATGCTGCGATCCGTGTAAAAAACAGCAAAAACTTTACCATTCAAAATTTAGTTTTAGAAAAACTTTTCTTTGGTATTTATATTGAAAGATCAAGAGATGGTAAAGTGTTCCATAACAAAATAGTTGGCGATGCTGTTGAAGAATATAACTCGGGCAATGGCATACAGTTGTGGTACAGCAAAAATGTGGCCATCGAACACAATTTTGTGCAACACGTAAGAGACGGCATCTATTTAGAATTTTCAGATTTTTGCACCATCAAAAACAACGTCAGCTCGTTAAATGTACGCTATGGTTTGCATTTTATGTTTTCTAATGACGATATGTATCAAGACAATATTTTTGAAAACAACGGTGCCGGAGTGGCCGTTATGTTTTCAAAAAGAATAAAAATGTACAATAACATTTTTAAAGAAAATTGGGGTACCGCATCGTATGGCTTACTTCTAAAAGAGATAAACGATGCCGAAATACAGGGCAACACCTTTAAAGATAACACCATAGGCATTAATGTTGAAGGCTCGAACAGAATCGATTATATAAACAATAACTTTATAAGCAATGGTTGGGCGTTAAAAGTTCGTGGCGCTTGCTACACCAATCACTTTAAAAGTAACAATTTCTTGTATAATTCTTTTGATGTTTCTTATAATAGCAAAATTAACGATAACCGTTTTGAATCAAATTTTTGGAGCAATTACACGGGCTACGATTTAGATAAAGACGGTATTGGAGATGTACCCTACAGACCCGTAAAACTGTTTTCATATATTGTAAACAGAACACCAGAAACCATTATTTTACTGCGTAGTTTGTTTATAGATATTATTGATTTTTCCGAAAAAGTATCCCCTGTTTTTACACCAGATAATTTACTGGACAACAAACCTAAAATGAAAAAAATAACATGGTAA
- a CDS encoding nitrous oxide reductase accessory protein NosL: MQTLKHYSILALILICFSCDVKPKKINYGSDGCHFCKMTIVDKVHAAEIVTKKGKVYMFDATECMINFMDEFDTSEIKLYLSNNYTEPEALIDATKATFLISENIPSPMGAFLSAFKNKADAEKTQAEKGGDLYTWAELLAKFKD, from the coding sequence ATGCAAACACTAAAACACTATTCAATTCTTGCATTAATACTGATATGCTTCAGTTGCGATGTAAAACCAAAAAAAATAAACTACGGAAGCGATGGTTGCCATTTTTGTAAAATGACTATTGTTGATAAAGTACACGCCGCAGAAATTGTAACCAAAAAAGGCAAGGTATATATGTTTGATGCCACAGAATGCATGATTAATTTTATGGATGAATTCGACACGTCTGAAATTAAGCTATACCTATCAAACAACTACACAGAACCCGAAGCTTTAATTGATGCTACAAAAGCCACTTTTTTAATTAGCGAAAACATCCCAAGTCCAATGGGTGCTTTTTTATCGGCTTTTAAAAATAAAGCTGACGCTGAAAAAACACAGGCCGAAAAAGGAGGCGATTTGTATACCTGGGCCGAATTACTAGCAAAATTTAAAGACTAG
- the nosZ gene encoding Sec-dependent nitrous-oxide reductase: protein MKKILKISVAALCVLVAFTSCNNSGKSGGKSGALASNIAEKVYVAPGEHDSHYAFISGGYSGNLTVYGLPSGRLFKEIPVFSQFPTNGYGYSEESKPMLETSYGFIPWDDSHHPDISQTNGVLDGRWVFINGNNTPRIARVGLRSFETEEIIEIPNSAGNHSSSFITENTEYVVAGTRFSVPVPQRDMPIKDYKGNFKGALTFISVDPEHGHMDIKFQVLMPGFNYDLSHPGRGKSHGWFFFTTYNTEEASTLLEVNASQNDKDFIAAINWKKIEEYVNNGGGTMMPANYAHNVLDENTHVTTSTLKKEVRVINPSEVPGAIYLLPTPKSPHGCDVDPSGEYIVGNGKLSANLTVHSFTKMLDAIENEKFAGDAYGIPVLNFEDVLAGSVEQPGLGPLHTEFDGKGNAYTTFFISSEVVKWKLGTWEVIDRKPTYYSVGHLTIPGGNSREPFGKYMFAMNKITKDRYLPVGPEMEHSAQLYDISGEKMELLLDFPTHGEPHYAAAIPAEIIKENSLKFYKLADNKHPRKATNESETKVVRDGKNVHVYMTLIRSHFTPDNIEGIKVGDKVFFHVTNLEQDFDVPHGFAMIGANNAELLIAPGQTRTLTWEPKQVGVWPFYCTDFCSALHQEMQGYVRVSPANSNVPLKWSLGEDIE from the coding sequence ATGAAAAAAATATTAAAAATAAGCGTTGCAGCTTTATGTGTTTTAGTAGCATTTACAAGCTGTAATAACTCGGGAAAATCAGGTGGAAAATCTGGTGCCTTAGCAAGTAATATTGCTGAAAAAGTATATGTTGCACCTGGTGAGCACGATTCGCACTACGCCTTTATATCTGGAGGTTACAGTGGTAACCTTACGGTTTACGGACTACCTTCTGGACGACTATTTAAGGAAATTCCGGTGTTTTCACAATTTCCAACAAACGGTTACGGATATTCTGAAGAATCGAAGCCTATGTTAGAAACCTCTTATGGTTTTATTCCATGGGACGATTCGCATCACCCAGACATTTCTCAAACCAATGGTGTTTTGGATGGTCGTTGGGTATTTATCAACGGAAACAACACACCTCGTATTGCTAGAGTTGGATTGAGATCGTTTGAAACAGAAGAAATTATTGAAATTCCAAATAGTGCCGGTAATCACAGTTCATCTTTTATCACAGAAAACACGGAATATGTGGTTGCAGGAACACGTTTTTCAGTACCCGTTCCGCAAAGAGACATGCCTATTAAAGACTATAAAGGAAACTTTAAAGGGGCTTTAACTTTTATTTCTGTTGATCCAGAGCACGGACACATGGATATTAAATTCCAAGTTTTAATGCCCGGATTTAACTACGATTTATCACACCCCGGACGTGGAAAATCCCATGGATGGTTCTTCTTTACAACCTACAACACCGAAGAGGCAAGTACTTTATTAGAAGTTAACGCTTCTCAAAATGACAAAGATTTTATTGCAGCCATAAACTGGAAAAAAATTGAAGAGTATGTAAATAACGGTGGTGGTACCATGATGCCAGCAAACTATGCACACAACGTACTTGATGAAAACACACATGTAACCACGTCTACCCTTAAAAAGGAAGTGCGTGTTATTAACCCTTCTGAAGTTCCTGGAGCAATCTATTTATTACCAACACCAAAATCACCACATGGTTGTGACGTAGATCCTTCTGGAGAGTACATTGTAGGTAACGGTAAATTATCGGCTAACTTAACCGTGCATTCATTTACAAAAATGCTAGATGCTATTGAGAACGAAAAATTTGCAGGTGATGCTTATGGCATTCCAGTTTTAAATTTCGAAGATGTTTTAGCTGGTTCGGTAGAACAACCAGGATTAGGCCCATTACATACAGAATTTGATGGCAAAGGAAATGCTTATACCACGTTCTTTATTTCTTCGGAAGTTGTAAAATGGAAATTAGGCACATGGGAAGTTATCGACAGAAAACCAACCTACTACTCTGTTGGTCACTTAACTATTCCAGGTGGAAACTCAAGAGAACCTTTTGGTAAATACATGTTCGCGATGAACAAAATCACCAAAGACCGTTATTTACCAGTTGGCCCAGAAATGGAGCACTCAGCACAATTGTATGATATTTCGGGGGAAAAAATGGAGCTGCTTTTAGATTTCCCAACACATGGTGAGCCACATTATGCTGCCGCTATTCCAGCTGAAATTATTAAAGAAAACTCACTAAAATTCTATAAGCTTGCCGATAATAAACATCCGCGTAAAGCTACTAACGAAAGTGAAACCAAAGTGGTTAGAGACGGTAAAAACGTGCATGTTTACATGACATTAATCCGTAGCCACTTTACACCGGATAATATTGAAGGCATCAAAGTGGGCGACAAGGTATTTTTCCATGTTACCAACTTAGAGCAGGATTTTGATGTACCGCACGGTTTCGCCATGATTGGTGCTAATAATGCTGAATTGTTAATTGCTCCTGGGCAAACCAGAACTTTAACATGGGAACCAAAACAAGTTGGTGTTTGGCCATTCTATTGTACCGATTTCTGTTCGGCACTGCACCAAGAAATGCAAGGATATGTTCGCGTGTCTCCAGCTAATAGCAATGTACCTTTAAAATGGTCGTTAGGAGAAGATATTGAATAA
- a CDS encoding fasciclin domain-containing protein, whose protein sequence is MKTIKLLFFVFASVAVMYSCKNDTKQTSTNSTATSTESAPEDRTGQAFIEDDGSTPNILQIAIGSEDHSTLVAAVQAAQLENALVNAGPLMVFAPTNEAFAALPEGTVENLLKPENKDALANILKFHVTPGNYSKDFLKKFKKLGQANNGYVKVEVVDGEPLIGGAKIIASVPAGNGIIHVVDKVLLPPTE, encoded by the coding sequence ATGAAAACTATTAAACTACTGTTTTTTGTTTTTGCATCGGTTGCAGTAATGTACTCCTGCAAGAACGATACGAAACAAACCTCAACGAACTCGACGGCGACATCAACTGAAAGTGCACCTGAAGACCGTACAGGACAAGCTTTTATTGAAGATGACGGATCTACACCAAATATCTTGCAAATAGCCATTGGTTCTGAAGACCATTCTACATTAGTTGCAGCCGTACAAGCAGCCCAATTAGAAAACGCCTTGGTAAACGCAGGTCCACTAATGGTTTTTGCACCTACTAATGAAGCCTTTGCAGCTTTACCTGAAGGCACCGTTGAAAACTTGTTAAAACCTGAAAACAAAGATGCTTTAGCTAATATTTTAAAGTTCCATGTTACACCAGGAAATTACTCTAAGGACTTTTTGAAGAAGTTTAAAAAACTAGGACAAGCCAACAACGGCTATGTAAAAGTTGAAGTTGTAGACGGAGAACCTCTTATTGGTGGCGCAAAAATAATAGCTAGTGTGCCAGCAGGAAACGGAATAATACATGTCGTTGACAAGGTATTATTACCACCAACAGAATAA
- a CDS encoding c-type cytochrome, translated as MKSTLKLMSVLFVTLLLSCGGKEEKKKEGFSYQKKAPTEKTTTKKAEKKVPASKTIDLTNKGVGPIKSITLGAEIDQKMAAHGADVFKKMCTACHRPDKKFIGPAPKNILERRTPEWVMNMILDPEGMVKNDPLAKDLLIEFNGSPMANQNLTEEEARAVLEYFRTLK; from the coding sequence ATGAAATCAACACTAAAATTAATGTCTGTTTTATTTGTAACGCTACTTTTAAGTTGCGGAGGCAAAGAAGAAAAAAAGAAAGAAGGATTCTCTTACCAAAAGAAAGCTCCAACAGAAAAAACTACAACAAAAAAGGCTGAAAAAAAGGTTCCTGCATCCAAAACCATCGATTTAACCAATAAAGGCGTAGGCCCTATAAAGTCAATTACGTTAGGTGCCGAGATAGACCAAAAAATGGCAGCTCATGGTGCAGATGTATTTAAAAAAATGTGTACGGCTTGTCACAGACCCGACAAAAAGTTTATTGGTCCAGCGCCTAAAAACATTCTAGAACGCAGAACTCCGGAGTGGGTTATGAACATGATTTTAGATCCAGAAGGTATGGTGAAAAACGATCCGTTGGCTAAAGACTTATTAATAGAGTTCAACGGTTCTCCAATGGCAAATCAAAACTTAACAGAAGAGGAAGCCAGAGCGGTATTAGAATATTTTAGGACCCTGAAATAA
- a CDS encoding alpha-ketoglutarate decarboxylase, translated as MMHTFKKTKSTLLFIYLFVATNIIIAQQQKHDFWNQVRFGGGVGLSFGDGYFSGTLAPSAVYEFDRNFAFGLGLNATFNNQKNVYKSTILGGSLIGLFNVVNEFQLSTEFEQLNVNRTYNVNLNLDKDNYWVPALFIGAGYRNGQVTFGVRYDVLYDADKSIYANAWAPFVRFYF; from the coding sequence ATGATGCATACGTTTAAAAAGACAAAATCTACACTACTTTTTATATACCTATTTGTTGCTACAAATATTATAATAGCGCAACAACAAAAGCATGATTTTTGGAATCAAGTTAGATTTGGAGGCGGTGTTGGTTTAAGTTTTGGCGACGGCTATTTTAGCGGTACGCTTGCCCCAAGTGCGGTTTATGAATTTGATAGGAATTTTGCTTTTGGGTTGGGACTCAATGCCACATTTAACAATCAAAAAAATGTTTACAAATCGACCATTTTAGGCGGCAGTTTAATCGGATTATTTAATGTTGTAAATGAATTTCAGCTTTCCACCGAATTTGAACAACTTAACGTTAACAGAACCTATAATGTTAATTTGAATTTAGACAAAGATAATTATTGGGTTCCAGCTTTATTTATTGGTGCCGGTTACCGAAATGGGCAGGTCACTTTTGGAGTTCGATACGATGTGCTGTACGATGCAGATAAAAGTATATACGCCAATGCTTGGGCGCCTTTTGTTAGGTTTTATTTCTAA
- a CDS encoding 2-oxoglutarate dehydrogenase E1 component — MDKFSFLNAAHTAYFADLYEQYLQHPDTVEPSWRAFFQGYDFGTENYGLDGEIVEGVSAQIPEHVQKEFQVVRLIDGYRMRGHLFTKTNPVRERRTYSPTLALENFNLSESDLDTVFDAGENLGIGAQPLRRIISHLENIYCSSIGVEYMYLRNPEVIQWWQDQLNKNENQPDFSVETKKYILSKLNQAVTFENFLQTKYVGQKRFSLEGGESLIPALSNVLFYAVERYGVKECVLGMAHRGRLSTLVNIFRKPLRELFSEFEGKDFEDENIDGDVKYHLGLTLDKTYQNGKNIKMNLVPNPSHLETVASVAEGITRAKIDTDYDGDDSKIIPIVVHGDAAIAGQGIVYEVAQMSQLNGYKTGGTVHIVVNNQIGFTTNYLDARSSTYCTDVAKVTLSPVLHVNADDAEAVVHAVEMALEYRMRYKKDVYIDLLGYRKYGHNEGDEPRFTQPKLYKNIAKHQNPFKIYSDKLIAENTIDKAYLDKIISDFKDTLEREYTKSKEEDASIVREFMQERWTAFDRQGLDSMLEPVDTNYPKEKLEHISKIVSTVPEGVKFLRKAERILDGRAKMVFETNTLDWGMAETLAYGSLMEEGFNVRISGQDVERGTFSHRHAILRDEISEERINLLNTNPESKGKMDIYNSLLSEYAVLGFDYGYAMANPNTLTIWEAQFGDFSNGAQIIFDQYLSAAEDKWKVQNGIVVLLPHGYEGQGSEHSSARIERYLQLCGDDNMVVANCTTPSNFFHLLRRQMKRDFRKPLIVFTPKSLLRHPKAVSSLSALANDTFQEVIDDSVNPKNIKKLVFCTGKFYYDLLAERENLNNEDVALVRIEQLFPLHLDKIQQIINRYPNVENYVWAQEEPKNMGAWSHMMQRMDLVKLDVCSRPYNSVPAPGSSTRDKRRQQRVINAVFNVEN; from the coding sequence ATGGATAAATTTTCATTTTTAAACGCAGCACATACAGCATATTTTGCTGATTTATACGAACAGTACTTACAACATCCAGATACGGTTGAACCCAGTTGGAGGGCCTTTTTTCAAGGGTACGATTTTGGCACAGAGAATTACGGATTGGATGGCGAAATTGTTGAAGGTGTTTCTGCTCAAATCCCAGAACATGTTCAAAAAGAATTTCAAGTGGTTAGGCTCATTGATGGCTACCGCATGCGAGGGCATTTGTTTACTAAAACAAACCCGGTTAGAGAGCGCCGAACATATTCACCAACTTTAGCATTAGAGAATTTCAATCTCTCTGAAAGCGATTTAGATACGGTTTTTGATGCAGGCGAAAACTTAGGTATTGGGGCTCAACCTTTACGCCGAATTATTTCGCATTTAGAAAACATTTATTGCAGTTCAATAGGTGTTGAGTACATGTATTTGCGTAATCCTGAGGTGATTCAGTGGTGGCAAGACCAATTGAATAAAAATGAAAATCAGCCCGACTTTTCAGTTGAAACTAAAAAATATATTCTTTCTAAATTAAACCAAGCCGTTACTTTCGAGAACTTTTTGCAAACCAAATATGTGGGGCAAAAACGTTTTTCTTTAGAGGGTGGCGAATCTTTGATACCAGCACTAAGTAATGTGCTTTTTTATGCGGTTGAAAGATACGGTGTTAAAGAATGCGTATTGGGTATGGCACATCGTGGCCGTTTAAGTACGCTGGTAAACATTTTTAGAAAACCTTTGCGAGAGCTTTTTAGCGAGTTTGAGGGTAAGGATTTTGAAGATGAAAATATTGATGGCGATGTAAAATACCATTTGGGATTAACGCTTGATAAAACTTATCAAAACGGAAAGAACATCAAAATGAATTTGGTGCCAAACCCGTCCCATTTAGAAACTGTGGCGTCGGTTGCCGAAGGAATTACCAGAGCAAAAATCGATACGGATTACGATGGCGACGATTCTAAAATAATCCCCATAGTTGTACATGGCGATGCCGCTATAGCAGGACAGGGTATTGTTTACGAGGTGGCACAAATGAGCCAACTAAACGGCTATAAAACCGGTGGTACCGTTCATATTGTGGTAAACAATCAAATCGGTTTTACAACCAATTACCTCGATGCCCGTTCAAGCACCTATTGTACCGATGTTGCTAAAGTAACTTTGTCTCCGGTTTTACATGTAAATGCAGATGATGCCGAAGCCGTTGTACATGCCGTAGAAATGGCCTTGGAGTACAGAATGCGTTATAAAAAAGACGTGTATATCGATTTGTTGGGCTATCGTAAATATGGCCATAACGAAGGTGACGAACCGCGATTCACACAACCAAAACTCTATAAAAATATTGCTAAGCATCAAAATCCGTTTAAAATTTATTCGGATAAACTCATAGCAGAAAACACTATTGACAAGGCTTATTTAGATAAAATAATTTCTGATTTTAAAGATACTTTAGAAAGAGAATACACAAAATCTAAAGAAGAGGATGCTTCAATCGTTCGCGAGTTTATGCAAGAACGTTGGACGGCTTTTGATCGCCAAGGTTTGGATTCAATGCTTGAGCCAGTTGATACTAATTACCCAAAGGAAAAGTTAGAACACATATCAAAAATTGTTTCAACCGTTCCTGAAGGCGTTAAGTTTTTACGTAAAGCCGAACGTATTTTAGATGGTCGTGCGAAAATGGTTTTTGAAACCAACACACTCGATTGGGGTATGGCAGAAACCTTGGCTTATGGTAGTTTGATGGAAGAAGGTTTTAATGTGCGCATTTCTGGGCAAGATGTTGAGCGTGGTACATTCAGCCACCGTCATGCCATTTTAAGAGATGAGATTTCCGAAGAGCGCATCAATCTTTTAAACACAAATCCCGAGAGCAAGGGTAAAATGGATATTTATAACTCCTTGTTATCCGAATATGCCGTGCTAGGTTTCGACTACGGTTACGCTATGGCAAACCCAAACACTCTAACCATTTGGGAAGCGCAATTTGGAGATTTTAGCAATGGCGCTCAAATTATTTTTGACCAATATTTATCGGCAGCCGAAGACAAATGGAAAGTCCAAAACGGCATTGTTGTGCTATTGCCACATGGATACGAAGGCCAAGGATCTGAGCATTCATCGGCACGAATAGAACGCTATTTACAATTATGTGGCGATGATAATATGGTGGTTGCAAACTGTACAACACCTTCAAATTTTTTCCATTTATTGCGTCGTCAAATGAAACGCGATTTCAGAAAACCTTTAATTGTATTTACGCCAAAAAGTTTATTGCGCCACCCCAAAGCGGTGTCATCTTTAAGCGCCTTGGCAAACGATACGTTTCAAGAAGTTATTGATGATTCGGTAAACCCGAAAAACATAAAAAAATTAGTATTCTGTACAGGTAAATTCTATTACGATTTATTGGCCGAAAGAGAAAATCTAAATAACGAAGATGTGGCATTAGTGCGCATAGAGCAGTTATTTCCATTACATTTAGATAAAATTCAGCAAATTATTAACCGTTATCCAAATGTTGAAAACTATGTTTGGGCGCAAGAAGAACCAAAGAATATGGGAGCTTGGAGCCATATGATGCAGCGTATGGATTTGGTTAAACTCGATGTTTGTTCAAGACCGTACAATTCCGTACCAGCACCAGGCTCAAGCACGCGCGATAAACGACGACAACAACGTGTTATAAACGCTGTTTTCAATGTTGAAAACTAA
- the odhB gene encoding 2-oxoglutarate dehydrogenase complex dihydrolipoyllysine-residue succinyltransferase — MILEMKVPSPGESITEVEIATWLVEDGDYVEKDQAIAEVDSDKATLELPAEANGTITLKAEEGDAVAVGAVVCLIDTSAEKPEGVADSAKEETKEEAPKTEAPKAKETEAKTYATGTASPAAKKILAEKGMDAASISGTGKDGRVTKEDAVNAVPSMGTPTGGNRGTSRSRMSMLRRKVAERLVEAKNTTAMLTTFNEVDMSPIFALRSDYKEAFKTKHGVGLGFMSFFTLAIVRALKMYPDVNSMIDGKEMISFDFCDISIAVSGPKGLMVPVIRNAENLSFRGVESEVKRLAIRARDGQITVDEMTGGTFTISNGGVFGSMLSTPIINPPQSAILGMHNIVERPVAVDGKVEIRPIMYVALSYDHRIIDGKESVGFLVAVKEALENPIELLMDNDVKKALEL; from the coding sequence ATGATTTTAGAAATGAAAGTACCATCACCAGGGGAATCTATTACCGAAGTAGAAATAGCAACATGGTTAGTTGAAGATGGCGATTATGTAGAAAAAGACCAAGCTATTGCAGAGGTTGATAGTGATAAAGCTACCCTTGAATTACCGGCAGAAGCCAACGGAACCATTACGCTTAAAGCTGAAGAAGGCGATGCCGTTGCTGTTGGGGCTGTGGTGTGTTTAATAGATACAAGCGCAGAAAAACCAGAAGGTGTTGCCGATAGTGCAAAGGAAGAAACAAAGGAAGAGGCACCGAAAACAGAAGCGCCAAAAGCAAAAGAAACAGAGGCTAAAACTTATGCTACGGGAACAGCAAGTCCTGCGGCAAAAAAGATTTTAGCTGAAAAAGGTATGGATGCCGCTTCAATTTCTGGAACAGGAAAAGATGGTCGTGTTACTAAAGAAGATGCTGTAAACGCCGTACCAAGTATGGGCACACCAACGGGCGGAAACAGAGGAACATCGCGTAGTAGAATGTCTATGTTACGACGTAAAGTAGCAGAGCGTTTGGTTGAGGCCAAAAATACAACGGCCATGTTAACCACGTTTAATGAGGTTGATATGTCGCCCATTTTTGCATTGCGTTCAGACTACAAAGAGGCCTTTAAAACCAAACACGGTGTTGGTTTAGGATTTATGAGTTTTTTCACTTTAGCCATTGTACGAGCCTTAAAAATGTATCCGGATGTTAATTCTATGATTGATGGAAAAGAAATGATTTCTTTTGATTTTTGCGATATTAGTATTGCGGTTTCCGGACCTAAAGGACTCATGGTTCCTGTAATACGAAATGCTGAAAACTTAAGTTTTAGAGGTGTTGAATCTGAAGTAAAACGATTGGCTATTCGTGCTCGCGATGGACAAATTACGGTTGATGAGATGACCGGTGGTACATTTACCATTTCAAACGGCGGTGTGTTTGGAAGCATGCTGTCTACACCCATAATCAATCCGCCACAGAGTGCTATTTTAGGTATGCATAATATTGTTGAAAGACCTGTTGCTGTTGATGGTAAGGTTGAAATTCGACCTATAATGTATGTGGCACTATCGTACGACCACAGAATTATTGACGGTAAAGAATCTGTTGGGTTTTTAGTGGCTGTTAAAGAGGCTTTGGAAAACCCAATTGAATTGCTGATGGATAACGATGTTAAAAAAGCATTGGAGCTTTAA
- a CDS encoding response regulator transcription factor, which produces MNHSIVIADDHPLMLRGLSDFLTSKGFNIVGSAQDGNTAYNLIVKLKPDIAILDIRMPHKTGLEIAEACQKNNLDTKVILITFDKEEEVYDQAIEFGVYGYILKEFAIEEIETCIEHVVNNKSYFSEEIADYLKASSAEQKPEALASLSKSELKIIKLVAENKTSPDIAEELSISVRTVEKHRSNILAKLGLDNKPSSLSIWAGVNKDFL; this is translated from the coding sequence ATGAACCACAGTATAGTAATTGCGGACGATCATCCGCTTATGTTAAGAGGTTTATCAGATTTTTTAACCTCAAAAGGTTTTAACATTGTTGGCAGCGCCCAAGATGGTAACACCGCCTATAATCTTATTGTAAAATTAAAACCGGACATTGCCATTTTAGATATTAGAATGCCTCATAAAACAGGGTTGGAAATTGCCGAAGCCTGCCAAAAAAACAACCTTGATACTAAAGTTATTTTAATAACCTTTGATAAAGAAGAAGAAGTTTACGACCAAGCGATTGAGTTTGGGGTTTACGGCTATATTTTAAAGGAGTTTGCCATTGAAGAAATTGAAACTTGTATAGAACATGTTGTAAATAACAAATCCTATTTTAGCGAAGAAATCGCTGATTATTTAAAGGCCAGTAGTGCAGAGCAAAAACCAGAAGCTTTAGCATCGTTAAGTAAATCTGAACTTAAAATAATTAAACTTGTTGCTGAGAATAAAACCAGCCCCGATATTGCCGAAGAATTGAGCATTTCGGTTAGAACCGTAGAAAAACACCGAAGCAATATTTTGGCAAAATTAGGGTTAGACAACAAGCCATCTTCACTCTCAATTTGGGCCGGTGTTAATAAGGACTTCCTTTAA
- a CDS encoding retropepsin-like aspartic protease produces MQTLQQFLLEKGYTKVKLKLTKTNHFEVKATINGVKGLFILDTGASSSCVGFEAVENFNLLAEDSLIKAAGAGAIDMDTQMAKKNKVKIGKWKHDKVVLVLFNLTHVNTALINHNAEPVDGIIGADILKKAKAVIDYEKKYLYLKL; encoded by the coding sequence ATGCAAACACTGCAACAATTCCTGCTGGAGAAAGGCTATACCAAAGTAAAATTGAAACTTACCAAAACCAATCATTTTGAGGTAAAGGCCACTATTAATGGTGTAAAAGGCCTGTTTATATTAGATACCGGTGCGTCAAGTTCTTGTGTTGGTTTTGAAGCGGTTGAAAATTTTAATTTACTGGCCGAAGATTCCTTAATTAAAGCCGCCGGTGCTGGTGCTATAGATATGGACACGCAAATGGCGAAAAAAAACAAAGTGAAGATTGGCAAATGGAAACACGACAAAGTGGTTTTGGTCTTATTTAACCTTACCCACGTTAACACCGCACTTATAAATCATAACGCTGAACCAGTTGATGGCATTATTGGTGCAGATATTTTAAAAAAGGCAAAAGCAGTAATTGATTACGAAAAAAAATATTTATATCTAAAGTTATAA